Proteins encoded in a region of the Sphingomonas japonica genome:
- a CDS encoding Fur family transcriptional regulator: MPRKIDLEQLCHDKGLRITEQRRVIARVLSEAEDHPDVEKVYARASAIDPGISIATVYRTVRLFEEAGILDRHDFGDGRARYEPAPEAHHDHLIDVETGKVIEFVDPELEQLQKQIAERLGFRLVDHRMELYGVSLDRKS; the protein is encoded by the coding sequence ATGCCGCGCAAGATCGATCTCGAACAGCTGTGCCACGACAAGGGGCTGCGCATCACCGAGCAGCGCCGGGTGATCGCGCGCGTGCTGTCGGAAGCGGAGGATCATCCCGACGTGGAGAAGGTCTATGCGCGCGCATCGGCGATCGATCCGGGCATCTCGATCGCGACGGTCTACCGGACCGTGCGCCTGTTCGAGGAGGCGGGCATCCTCGACCGGCATGATTTCGGCGACGGCCGTGCGCGCTACGAACCCGCACCCGAGGCGCATCACGACCATCTGATCGATGTCGAGACCGGCAAGGTCATCGAATTCGTCGATCCCGAGCTCGAGCAGCTCCAAAAGCAGATCGCCGAGCGGCTGGGCTTCCGCCTCGTCGACCACCGCATGGAGCTGTATGGCGTCTCGCTCGACCGCAAGAGCTGA
- a CDS encoding lysophospholipid acyltransferase family protein: protein MASRSTARADAAAGIPAPLTAIQRLRVFLRIAMMVLAALIAVPLHYLWRLLRLSSPWPRMFLGTVGRICGARVRRVGVPLRRDVFYVSNHLSWIDILAIGGTSGSAFVAKAEIGEAPVVGWLSTLNRTVFVSREDRLGVAEQINQLRDALTDNWAITVFPEGTTTDGRSLLPFKTSMLKVLEPPPPGVLVQPVMLDFGAAAEDIAWIGLETGKDNALRVLARPGNFRVDVHFLDPLDPQAFPGRKAIAAESRRRITEALERVNGEPLRPFAY from the coding sequence ATGGCGTCTCGCTCGACCGCAAGAGCTGACGCGGCGGCGGGGATACCGGCGCCGCTGACGGCGATCCAGCGGCTGCGCGTCTTTCTGCGCATCGCGATGATGGTGCTTGCGGCGCTGATCGCGGTGCCGCTCCATTATCTCTGGCGACTGCTGCGGCTGAGTTCCCCCTGGCCGCGCATGTTCCTGGGCACCGTCGGGCGCATCTGCGGCGCACGCGTCCGCCGGGTCGGCGTGCCGCTGCGCCGCGACGTATTCTATGTCTCCAACCACCTGTCGTGGATCGACATCCTCGCGATCGGCGGCACCAGCGGATCGGCATTCGTCGCCAAGGCGGAGATCGGCGAGGCGCCGGTGGTCGGCTGGCTGTCGACGCTCAACCGCACGGTCTTCGTCAGCCGTGAGGACCGGCTGGGCGTCGCCGAACAGATCAACCAGCTGCGCGACGCCCTGACCGACAATTGGGCGATCACCGTCTTTCCCGAAGGCACCACCACCGACGGCCGCTCGCTGCTGCCGTTCAAGACGTCGATGCTCAAGGTACTGGAGCCGCCGCCGCCGGGCGTGCTGGTGCAGCCGGTGATGCTGGATTTCGGCGCGGCGGCGGAGGACATCGCCTGGATCGGCCTGGAGACGGGGAAGGACAATGCGCTGCGCGTACTGGCGCGGCCGGGTAATTTCCGTGTCGATGTCCACTTCCTCGACCCGCTCGACCCGCAGGCATTTCCCGGCCGCAAGGCAATCGCCGCGGAAAGCAGGCGCCGCATCACCGAGGCGCTGGAACGCGTCAACGGCGAACCGTTGCGGCCGTTCGCATATTGA
- the miaB gene encoding tRNA (N6-isopentenyl adenosine(37)-C2)-methylthiotransferase MiaB produces the protein MKPSPKTFHVKSFGCQMNVYDGERMAELMLAEGMTATDDANAADLVVLNTCHIRERATEKVYSDIGRLRKGARQSGRSAPMVAVAGCVAQAEGEEIVRRAGVDVVVGPQAYHNLPALVAQAASGAPALDTDMPIASKFGALPARRRVAPSAFLTVQEGCDKFCTYCVVPYTRGAEVSRPFAAIVDEAKALVDAGAREITLLGQNVNAWGQDQGGLEALIVALDRLPGLERIRYTTSHPNDMTQGLIDAHAQVGKLMPFLHLPVQSGSDRVLKAMNRSHDRDSYLRLLDRVRAARPDIALSGDFIVGFPGETDAEFAETLSLVDAVGYAQAFSFKYSPRPGTPAATMPDQIAPEIMDERLQRLQAALNRDQAAFNAKTLGRTCDVLIERAGKLPGQMLGKSPWLQSVHLLTDAAIGDMVEVDIVRADPNSLSGLERRRAAA, from the coding sequence ATGAAGCCCAGCCCGAAAACCTTCCACGTCAAGTCGTTCGGCTGCCAGATGAACGTCTATGACGGCGAGCGGATGGCGGAGTTGATGCTGGCCGAGGGCATGACCGCGACCGACGATGCCAATGCCGCCGATCTGGTCGTGCTCAACACCTGCCACATTCGCGAGCGCGCGACGGAGAAGGTGTATTCGGACATCGGCCGGCTGCGCAAAGGCGCGCGCCAGTCCGGCCGCTCAGCGCCGATGGTCGCGGTCGCGGGCTGCGTCGCGCAGGCCGAAGGCGAGGAGATCGTGCGCCGCGCCGGAGTCGACGTCGTGGTCGGACCGCAGGCCTATCACAACCTGCCGGCATTGGTCGCGCAGGCAGCATCGGGCGCGCCCGCGCTCGACACCGACATGCCGATCGCCAGCAAGTTCGGCGCCCTTCCCGCCCGCCGCCGGGTCGCCCCGTCGGCGTTCCTGACGGTGCAGGAAGGGTGCGACAAATTCTGCACCTATTGCGTGGTCCCCTACACCCGCGGCGCCGAAGTCAGCCGCCCGTTCGCCGCGATCGTCGATGAGGCCAAGGCGCTCGTCGACGCCGGCGCGCGCGAGATCACGTTGCTGGGGCAGAACGTCAATGCCTGGGGTCAGGACCAGGGCGGACTCGAAGCGCTGATCGTCGCGCTCGACCGGCTGCCGGGGCTCGAGCGCATCCGCTACACCACCAGCCACCCCAACGACATGACACAGGGGCTGATCGACGCCCACGCGCAGGTCGGCAAGCTGATGCCGTTCCTGCATCTGCCGGTACAGTCGGGCAGCGACCGCGTGCTCAAGGCGATGAACCGCAGCCATGATCGCGACAGCTATCTGCGGCTGCTCGACCGGGTGCGTGCGGCCCGCCCCGACATCGCGCTGTCGGGCGACTTCATCGTCGGCTTTCCCGGCGAGACCGACGCCGAATTCGCCGAGACGCTGAGCCTGGTCGATGCGGTCGGCTATGCGCAGGCGTTCAGCTTCAAATATTCGCCGCGCCCCGGCACCCCCGCCGCGACCATGCCCGACCAGATCGCGCCGGAAATCATGGACGAGCGGTTGCAGCGGTTGCAGGCCGCGCTCAACCGCGACCAAGCTGCGTTCAACGCGAAGACGCTCGGGCGGACGTGCGACGTGCTGATCGAGCGCGCGGGCAAGCTGCCCGGCCAGATGCTCGGCAAGTCGCCCTGGCTGCAATCTGTCCACCTGCTGACCGATGCCGCGATCGGCGACATGGTCGAAGTCGACATCGTCCGCGCCGACCCCAATTCGCTGAGCGGGCTGGAACGGCGGCGCGCCGCTGCCTGA